The window NNNNNNNNNNNNNNNNNNNNNNNNNNNNNNNNNNNNNNNNNNNNNNNNNNNNNNNNNNNNNNNNNNNNNNNNNNNNNNNNNNNNNNNNNNNNNNNNNNNNNNNNNNNNNNNNNNNNNNNNNNNNNNNNNNNNNNNNNNNNNNNNNNNNNNNNNNNNNNNNNNNNNNNNNNNNNNNNNNNNNNNNNNNNNNNNNNNNNNNNNNNNNNNNNNNNNNNNNNNNNNNNNNNNNNNNNNNNNNNNNNNNNNNNNNNNNNNNNNNNNNNNNNNNNNNNNNNNNNNNNNNNNNNNNNNNNNNNNNNNNNNNNNNNNNNNNNNNNNNNNNNNNNNNNNNNNNNNNNNNNNNNNNNNNNNNNNNNNNNNNNNNNNNNNNNNNNNNNNNNNNNNNNNNNNNNNNNNNNNNNNNNNNNNNNNNNNNNNNNNNNNNNNNNNNNNNNNNNNNNNNNNNNNNNNNNNNNNNNNNNNNNNNNNNNNNNNNNNNNNNNNNNNNNNNNNNNNNNNNNNNNNNNNNNNNNNNNNNNNNNNNNNNNNNNNNNNNNNNNNNNNNNNNNNNNNNNNNNNNNNNNNNNNNNNNNNNNNNNNNNNNNNNNNNNNNNNNNNNNNNNNNNNNNNNNNNNNNNNNNNNNNNNNNNNNNNNNNNNNNNNNNNNNNNNNNNNNNNNNNNNNNNNNNNNNNNNNNNNNNNNNNNNNNNNNNNNNNNNNNNNNNNNNNNNNNNNCCGGCTGGTGCCGGCGTTGCGGCACAGCTCTGCCGCGTCTTCCCAGCAGCCCCTCGCTGTGCGTTCCGTGCTCCTTCCCGAAGCTCTCTGCCCGCGGGGCTGGGAGGCCCGGCTTCACCCGGGTCCTGCGCCGTGTCCTCCGTGCAGCACCCTCTCCCACGCACCGGGCCAATGCTTTCGCCTGCGCTCCCCTATGGTTCGCTGACGCTTTCCTGAAGGGTTTTCCCGTTCCCTCCTGGTGCTCTGTGCTTGGACAGGGTTGCCCAGGGGAGATGgaggctggacatgaggaaataGTGCTGCTCTGAGAGAGGGgccaggcgctggaatgggctgcgcagggaggtggaggagtcaccgaccctggaggtgcccaaggagCATTGATGTGTTGGAGGACTGGTTTAGTGAGGACTGCTGGTGACAGGCGCACGCTTGCACTGGATGCTCGTGGAGGACTCTTCCAGCCTCGGTGACTCTGTGATTCCTTCTGGCAGCGCTgctctcccccccccctctcTGAGACACACGCGGCGGCACCGAGCGCGCCCTCACTTTGCTGCTGGCCCCACAGAGCGGTGCAGGGACACAACAGGAGGACGCGATGCCGCCGTCACAGGGACAGAACGGCAGTGACTGCAGAGGATCCTATAAACAGTGACTTTAATAAATGCTTCATGcaattacaaaatgaaattataaaatgcagcagctgagcagacaCTGTGACAAAGTCAGAGGGCGGCTGGGAGCGATGGCACCGCGATGTGACACAGAGCCCACAAGGAGAGGAGAAACAGCCCCAGCCTCGGGTCCAGGCACAGGGGGTCAGCACCACGGGATTGTTCCATGGTACTGTGACCTTGAAGGACCCTTAGAGGAACCTCCCTTTAAGGTACAGTGCAATTATACATGCTTCCTGAGAGAcagtgaggagcagagctgggtggtTCCATGCAGGAAcaagtgcagcagtgctggaaagagGCAGATTCCAGTACACAGTGAAGGCatggcagtgcccagcagcattGGAACGAGCTCAATGTGGATGGGCTTTGTCACTGTGGCTATGTCCCCTCCCTCCAGAGGACGTAGCTGTCGGCTCTGTTGCAGACCCAGTACTTCTCCGCCTGGCAGCTGGCTGAGGTGATCCTGTCCCCGTTCAGGTACGCACATCGGCCTCCACCTCGCAACTCGAACCTGAGCACAAGAGGGAGGAGAATGGGAAAACCCGATCCCAAGCAGACCCTGGAACAGATCCCCCCCAGACAGACGGACGCACAGACTGACCAGTTGGTGAAGGCGCTGCCATTGGGCCATGTCCAGCGCTCGTCCCCttcttccctgtgcagcccaaTCCAACAGTTTGCTGTGCCCTGGTACCTCAGCATGAATTCCTGTGAGCAAAGCCAGGTGTGACTGGAGCCTGTTGGCTGGAGCACTTTCCCCCACAGCTCAGGCCCCACCTGGCTGCAAGGCGCTGCCCTTGGAGNNNNNNNNNNNNNNNNNNNNNNNNNNNNNNNNNNNNNNNNNNNNNNNNNNNNNNNNNNNNNNNNNNNNNNNNNNNNNNNNNNNNNNNNNNNNNNNNNNNNNNNNNNNNNNNNNNNNNNNNNNNNNNNNNNNNNNNNNNNNNNNNNNNNNNNNNNNNNNNNNNNNNNNNNNNNNNNNNNNNNNNNNNNNNNNNNNNNNNNNNNNNNNNNNNNNNNNNNNNNNNNNNNNNNNNNNNNNNNNNNNNNNNNNNNNNNNNNNNNNNNNNNNNNNNNNNNNNNNNNNNNNNNNNNNNNNNNNNNNNNNNNNNNNNNNNNNNNNNNNNNNNNNNNNNNNNNNNNNNNNNNNNNNNNNNNNNNNNNNNNNNNNNNNNNNNNNNNNNNNNNNNNNNNNNNNNNNNNNNNNNNNNNN of the Numida meleagris isolate 19003 breed g44 Domestic line unplaced genomic scaffold, NumMel1.0 unplaced_Scaffold471, whole genome shotgun sequence genome contains:
- the LOC110391728 gene encoding C-type lectin domain family 2 member E-like, whose amino-acid sequence is MLRYQGKANCWIGLHREEGDERWTWADGSAFTNWFELRGGGRCAYLNGDRITSASCQAEKYWVCNRADSYVLWREGT